In Streptomyces sclerotialus, one genomic interval encodes:
- the metH gene encoding methionine synthase, producing the protein MTTTPQRAEELRQALASRVVVADGAMGTMLQAQDPSLDDFQQLEGCNEILNLTRPDIVRSVHEEYFAVGVDCVETNTFGANHAALGEYDIPERVYELSEAGARIAREVADEFTEKTGQQRWVLGSMGPGTKLPTLGHAPYTTLRDAYQQNAEGMIAGGADALLVETTQDLLQTKAAVLGARRALEATGTNLPIICSVTVETTGTMLLGSEIGAALTALEPLGIDMIGLNCATGPAEMSEHLRYLARHSRVPISCMPNAGLPVLGKDGAHYPLTATELADAQETFVAEYGLSLVGGCCGTTPEHLRQVVERVRGTAPTERRPRPEPGAASLYQTVPFRQDTSYLAIGERTNANGSKKFRTAMLEGRWDDCVEMARDQIREGAHMLDLCVDYVGRDGVADMTELAGRFATASTLPIVLDSTEVPVIQAGLEKLGGRAVINSVNYEDGDGPDSRFAKVTALAKEHGAALIALTIDEEGQARTPEHKVAVAERIIADLTGNWGIRESDILIDTLTFTICTGQEESRKDGVATIEAIRELKRRHPEVQTTLGLSNISFGLNPAARIVLNSVFLDECVKAGLDSAIVHASKILPIARLEEEQVQVALDLIYDRRSEGYDPLQKLMALFEGATAKSLKAGAAEELAALPLEERLQRRIIDGEKNGLEADLDAALAERPALDIVNDTLLAGMKVVGDLFGSGQMQLPFVLQSAEVMKSAVAYLEPHMEKVEGDEGKGTIVLATVRGDVHDIGKNLVDIILSNNGYTVVNLGIKQPVSAILEAAEEHKADVIGMSGLLVKSTVIMKENLEELNQRKLAADFPVILGGAALTRAYVEQDLHEIYEGEVRYARDAFEGLRLMDALIAVKRGVPGASLPELKQRRVPHRRTALEEPQDTGGRSDVATDNPVPTPPFWGTRVVKGIQLADYASWLDEGALFKGQWGLKQEQIATDGRPRLRMWLGRLRTQNLLQAAVVHGYFPCYSKGDDLVILDEHGAERTRFTFPRQRRGRRLCLADFFRPEESGETDVVGLQVVTVGSKIGEETTRLFAADSYRDYLELHGLSVQLAESLAEYWHARVRTELGIATHEPESLEGMLRTEYQGCRYSLGYPACPDLADRAKIADLLRPERIGVVLSEEFQLHPEQSTDALVVHHPQAGYFNAGRRA; encoded by the coding sequence GTGACCACCACCCCGCAACGGGCCGAGGAACTGCGCCAGGCCCTCGCCTCACGCGTCGTGGTCGCCGACGGAGCCATGGGCACCATGCTCCAGGCCCAGGACCCCAGCCTGGATGACTTCCAGCAGCTGGAGGGCTGCAACGAGATCCTGAACCTCACCCGCCCGGACATCGTGCGCTCGGTGCACGAGGAGTACTTCGCGGTCGGTGTGGACTGCGTGGAGACCAACACCTTCGGCGCCAACCATGCGGCGCTGGGGGAGTACGACATCCCCGAGCGGGTGTACGAGCTGTCGGAGGCCGGGGCGCGGATCGCCCGCGAGGTGGCCGACGAGTTCACCGAGAAGACCGGGCAGCAGCGGTGGGTGCTGGGCTCGATGGGCCCGGGCACCAAGCTGCCCACGCTGGGCCACGCCCCCTACACCACCCTGCGCGACGCCTACCAGCAGAACGCCGAGGGAATGATCGCCGGGGGCGCTGACGCGCTGCTGGTGGAGACCACCCAGGACCTGCTGCAGACCAAGGCCGCGGTGCTGGGGGCCCGCCGCGCGCTGGAGGCCACCGGCACGAACCTGCCCATCATCTGCTCGGTGACGGTGGAGACGACCGGCACGATGCTGCTGGGTTCGGAGATCGGTGCGGCGCTGACCGCGCTGGAGCCGCTGGGCATCGACATGATCGGCCTGAACTGTGCCACCGGCCCGGCGGAGATGAGTGAGCACCTGCGCTATCTGGCCCGCCACTCCCGCGTCCCGATCTCCTGCATGCCCAACGCGGGCCTGCCGGTGCTGGGCAAGGACGGCGCCCACTACCCGCTCACCGCGACCGAGCTGGCCGATGCGCAGGAGACCTTCGTCGCCGAGTACGGGCTGTCCCTGGTGGGCGGCTGCTGCGGCACCACCCCTGAGCACCTGCGCCAGGTCGTCGAGCGGGTGCGCGGCACCGCCCCCACCGAGCGCCGGCCGCGTCCGGAGCCGGGTGCGGCCTCCCTGTACCAGACCGTGCCCTTCCGCCAGGACACCTCCTACCTGGCGATCGGGGAGCGCACCAATGCCAACGGTTCCAAGAAGTTCCGCACCGCGATGCTGGAGGGGCGGTGGGATGACTGTGTGGAGATGGCCCGGGATCAGATCCGCGAGGGCGCGCACATGCTGGATCTGTGCGTGGACTATGTGGGCCGGGACGGCGTGGCGGACATGACCGAGCTGGCGGGGCGGTTCGCCACCGCCTCCACGCTTCCTATCGTGCTGGACTCCACCGAGGTGCCTGTCATCCAGGCGGGGCTGGAGAAGCTGGGCGGGCGTGCGGTCATCAACTCGGTGAACTACGAGGACGGTGACGGGCCCGACTCGCGTTTTGCGAAGGTCACCGCGCTGGCGAAGGAGCACGGTGCGGCGCTGATCGCGCTGACCATCGATGAGGAGGGCCAGGCCCGTACCCCCGAGCACAAGGTGGCCGTGGCCGAGCGGATCATCGCCGATCTGACCGGCAACTGGGGCATCCGCGAGTCCGACATCCTCATCGACACCCTGACCTTCACCATCTGCACCGGTCAGGAGGAGTCCCGTAAGGACGGGGTCGCCACCATCGAGGCGATCCGGGAGTTGAAGCGGCGCCATCCGGAGGTGCAGACCACGCTGGGTCTGTCGAACATCTCCTTCGGGCTGAACCCGGCCGCGCGCATCGTGCTGAACTCCGTCTTCCTGGACGAGTGTGTCAAGGCGGGGCTGGATTCGGCGATCGTGCATGCGTCGAAGATTTTGCCGATCGCGCGGCTGGAGGAGGAGCAGGTCCAGGTCGCCCTGGATCTGATCTACGACCGGCGGTCCGAGGGGTATGACCCGCTGCAGAAGCTGATGGCCCTCTTCGAGGGGGCGACGGCGAAGTCGCTGAAGGCCGGGGCGGCCGAGGAGCTGGCGGCGCTGCCGCTGGAGGAGCGGCTGCAGCGGCGCATCATCGACGGTGAGAAGAACGGCCTGGAGGCCGACCTGGATGCGGCGCTGGCCGAGCGTCCGGCGCTGGACATCGTCAATGACACGCTGCTGGCGGGCATGAAGGTGGTCGGGGACCTGTTCGGCTCCGGTCAGATGCAGCTGCCGTTCGTGCTGCAGTCCGCCGAGGTGATGAAGAGTGCGGTGGCCTATCTGGAGCCGCACATGGAGAAGGTGGAGGGCGATGAGGGCAAGGGCACCATCGTGCTGGCCACCGTCCGCGGTGATGTCCATGACATCGGCAAGAACCTTGTGGACATCATCCTGTCCAACAACGGCTACACCGTGGTCAACCTCGGTATCAAGCAGCCGGTCTCGGCGATCCTGGAGGCCGCCGAGGAGCACAAGGCCGACGTGATCGGGATGTCGGGGCTGCTGGTGAAGTCCACGGTGATCATGAAGGAGAACCTGGAGGAGCTCAACCAGCGCAAGCTGGCGGCCGACTTCCCCGTCATCCTCGGCGGCGCCGCGCTGACCCGCGCGTATGTCGAGCAGGACCTGCACGAGATCTACGAGGGTGAGGTCCGCTACGCCCGCGACGCCTTCGAGGGCCTGCGCCTGATGGATGCCCTGATCGCGGTCAAGCGGGGCGTGCCCGGGGCGAGCCTGCCGGAGCTGAAGCAGCGCCGGGTGCCGCACCGGCGGACGGCACTCGAAGAGCCCCAGGACACCGGCGGCCGCTCCGATGTGGCCACCGACAACCCGGTCCCGACCCCGCCGTTCTGGGGCACCCGCGTGGTCAAGGGCATCCAGCTCGCCGACTACGCCTCCTGGCTGGACGAAGGCGCGCTCTTCAAGGGCCAGTGGGGCCTGAAGCAGGAACAGATCGCGACCGACGGGCGGCCGCGGCTGCGGATGTGGCTGGGCCGGCTGCGCACACAGAACCTGCTCCAAGCGGCCGTCGTGCACGGCTACTTCCCCTGCTACTCCAAGGGCGACGACCTGGTCATCCTGGACGAGCACGGTGCCGAGCGCACCCGTTTCACCTTCCCCCGGCAGCGCCGCGGCCGCCGCCTGTGCCTCGCGGACTTCTTCCGCCCGGAGGAGTCCGGCGAGACCGATGTGGTCGGTCTTCAGGTCGTCACCGTCGGCTCGAAGATCGGCGAGGAGACCACCAGGCTCTTCGCGGCCGACTCCTACCGTGACTACCTGGAGCTGCACGGCCTGTCCGTCCAGCTCGCCGAGTCCCTCGCCGAGTACTGGCACGCCCGCGTCCGCACCGAACTGGGCATCGCCACCCACGAGCCGGAATCGCTGGAGGGAATGCTGCGCACCGAATACCAAGGCTGCCGCTACTCCCTGGGCTATCCGGCCTGCCCGGACCTGGCGGACCGCGCAAAGATCGCCGACCTGCTGCGGCCGGAGCGCATCGGCGTCGTCCTCTCCGAGGAATTCCAGCTCCACCCCGAACAGTCCACCGACGCCCTCGTCGTCCACCACCCCCAGGCGGGCTACTTCAACGCCGGGAGGCGGGCGTGA
- a CDS encoding class I SAM-dependent methyltransferase: MNAVLQGVTTEEFHQRVITDAAAAVRGLTVALGERLGLYRALAEHGPLTPEELAERTGISPRYAEEWLHAQLSADYVERHPSSDRYTLPAAHAPVLADRAAVTYTAGFFTALKALYATEDLLVDAYRTGEGVGWAEHDPALDTGMGSFFQPAYEHRLIPEWLPALDGVTDKLRNGGRVADVGCGVGHTTLLIAKAFPEATVHGYDYSEEAISIARQLADDAGLSGRVVFDTASADDYPGRDYDLVTFFNCLHDMGDPEGAAAHVRGTLKPDGTWMLVETNASADDVTAHGTPAARMFMSLSAVMCLPVAVAQRGPYALGNHSGETAFRRIAKAGGFSRWRRATETPVNAVYEARP; encoded by the coding sequence ATGAACGCCGTCCTGCAAGGTGTCACCACCGAAGAGTTCCACCAGCGCGTCATCACCGACGCGGCCGCCGCCGTACGCGGCCTGACCGTCGCCCTCGGCGAGCGCCTGGGGCTGTACCGGGCGCTGGCCGAGCACGGCCCGCTCACCCCCGAGGAGCTGGCCGAGCGCACCGGCATCAGCCCGCGCTACGCCGAGGAATGGCTGCACGCCCAGCTCAGCGCCGACTACGTCGAGCGCCACCCCAGCTCCGACCGCTACACCCTGCCCGCCGCACACGCCCCGGTCCTCGCCGACCGCGCCGCGGTCACGTACACGGCCGGCTTCTTCACCGCGCTCAAGGCCCTGTACGCGACCGAGGACCTGCTCGTGGACGCGTACCGCACCGGCGAGGGCGTCGGCTGGGCCGAGCACGACCCGGCGCTGGACACCGGCATGGGCAGCTTCTTCCAGCCAGCGTACGAGCACCGGCTGATCCCCGAGTGGCTGCCCGCGCTCGACGGGGTGACGGACAAGCTGCGCAACGGCGGCCGGGTCGCCGACGTCGGCTGCGGCGTCGGACACACCACGCTGCTCATCGCCAAGGCGTTCCCCGAGGCCACCGTGCACGGCTACGACTACTCCGAAGAGGCGATCAGCATCGCCCGCCAGCTCGCCGACGACGCGGGGCTGAGCGGCCGAGTGGTCTTCGACACCGCCTCGGCCGACGACTACCCGGGCCGCGACTACGACCTGGTGACCTTCTTCAACTGCCTGCACGACATGGGCGACCCGGAAGGAGCCGCGGCGCACGTCCGCGGCACGCTGAAGCCGGACGGCACGTGGATGCTGGTGGAGACCAACGCCTCCGCCGACGACGTCACCGCGCACGGCACGCCCGCCGCCCGGATGTTCATGAGCTTGTCCGCCGTGATGTGCCTGCCGGTCGCGGTCGCCCAGCGCGGCCCGTACGCCCTCGGCAACCACTCCGGCGAGACGGCCTTCCGGCGGATCGCCAAGGCCGGTGGCTTCTCCCGCTGGCGCCGCGCCACCGAGACGCCCGTCAACGCGGTCTACGAGGCCCGTCCCTGA
- the metK gene encoding methionine adenosyltransferase produces MSLRLFTSESVTEGHPDKIADRISDSLLDALLKEDPSSRVAVETLITTGQVHVAGEVTTTAYAPIAQLVRDTVLAIGYDSSAKGFDGASCGVSVSIGAQSPDIAQGVDTAYEQRVGKGPGTSDELDRQGAGDQGLMFGYACDDTPELMPLPITLAHRLAARLTDVRRDGTVPYLRPDGKTQVTIEYDGDRAVRLDTVVVSSQHASDVSIDGLLAPDIREHVVEPELAALAKAGIKLETEGYRLLVNPTGRFEIGGPMGDAGLTGRKIIIDTYGGMARHGGGAFSGKDPSKVDRSAAYAMRWVAKNVVAAGLAARCEVQVAYAIGKAEPVGLFVETFGTATVDPARIEEAISEVFDLRPAAIIRDLDLLRPIYARTAAYGHFGRELPEFTWERTDRATKLRTAAGCQ; encoded by the coding sequence ATGAGCCTGCGCCTCTTCACTTCGGAATCGGTGACCGAGGGACACCCCGACAAGATCGCCGACCGGATCAGCGACTCCCTTCTCGACGCGCTCCTGAAGGAGGACCCCTCGTCCCGCGTCGCCGTCGAGACCTTGATCACCACCGGCCAGGTGCACGTGGCCGGCGAGGTCACCACCACGGCCTACGCACCCATCGCCCAGCTCGTCCGGGACACCGTCCTCGCCATCGGCTACGACTCGTCGGCCAAGGGCTTCGACGGGGCCTCCTGCGGCGTGTCGGTCTCCATCGGGGCCCAGTCGCCCGACATCGCCCAGGGCGTGGACACCGCGTACGAGCAGCGCGTCGGCAAGGGACCTGGCACGAGCGACGAACTCGACCGGCAGGGCGCCGGCGACCAGGGGCTGATGTTCGGTTACGCCTGCGACGACACGCCCGAACTGATGCCGCTGCCGATCACTCTCGCGCACCGCCTCGCCGCCCGCCTCACCGACGTCCGCAGGGACGGGACCGTCCCGTACCTGCGGCCCGACGGCAAGACCCAGGTCACCATCGAGTACGACGGCGACCGGGCCGTACGGCTCGACACCGTGGTCGTCTCCTCCCAGCACGCCTCGGACGTCAGCATCGACGGCCTCCTCGCGCCCGACATCCGCGAACACGTCGTCGAGCCGGAGCTGGCGGCCCTCGCCAAGGCCGGCATCAAGCTGGAGACGGAGGGGTACCGCCTGCTGGTCAACCCCACAGGCCGCTTCGAGATCGGCGGCCCGATGGGGGACGCGGGCCTGACCGGCCGCAAGATCATCATCGATACGTACGGCGGCATGGCCCGGCACGGCGGCGGCGCCTTCTCCGGCAAGGACCCGTCCAAGGTCGACCGCTCCGCCGCCTACGCCATGCGCTGGGTCGCCAAGAACGTCGTCGCGGCCGGCCTCGCCGCCCGCTGCGAGGTCCAGGTCGCCTACGCCATCGGCAAGGCCGAGCCGGTCGGTCTGTTCGTGGAGACCTTCGGCACCGCCACCGTCGACCCGGCACGGATCGAGGAAGCCATCAGCGAGGTCTTCGACCTCCGCCCCGCCGCGATCATCCGTGACCTCGACCTGCTCCGCCCGATCTACGCCCGGACCGCCGCGTACGGCCACTTCGGCCGCGAACTCCCCGAGTTCACCTGGGAGCGCACCGACCGCGCCACAAAGCTGCGCACCGCGGCGGGCTGCCAGTAA
- a CDS encoding MaoC family dehydratase, with protein sequence MRYFEDFRAGDVHELGTVTVTEEEVLEFAARFDPQPFHTDREAAARSPFGGLIASGFHTAAMFMRCYVDGLLASSDGLGSPGIDEVRFVRPVRPGDVLTARLEILGSRPSLGSPATGIVQPKCSLVAEDGTVVFSMVLHSIFRRRSAAQPPSKTAAEDPVPCVRG encoded by the coding sequence ATGCGTTACTTCGAGGACTTCCGCGCTGGTGACGTTCACGAGTTGGGGACGGTCACCGTGACCGAGGAGGAGGTGCTGGAGTTCGCCGCGCGCTTCGATCCGCAGCCGTTCCACACCGACCGGGAGGCCGCCGCGCGCAGCCCGTTCGGCGGGCTGATCGCCAGTGGGTTCCACACCGCCGCGATGTTCATGCGGTGCTACGTGGACGGCCTGCTCGCCTCCAGTGACGGGCTCGGCTCGCCCGGCATCGACGAGGTCCGCTTCGTCCGGCCCGTACGGCCGGGGGACGTCCTCACCGCCCGGCTGGAGATCCTCGGCTCCCGCCCGTCCCTCGGCAGTCCCGCCACCGGCATCGTGCAGCCCAAGTGCTCGCTGGTGGCCGAAGACGGGACGGTCGTGTTCAGCATGGTCCTGCACAGCATCTTCCGGCGCCGCTCCGCCGCCCAGCCCCCGTCGAAGACGGCGGCGGAGGACCCGGTGCCCTGCGTGCGCGGCTGA
- a CDS encoding class I SAM-dependent methyltransferase gives MEAVSRTAQWTAAARALESERPDRLFNDSYARTVAADTGFELLERYAGAGTVPFLAIRTQYLDQAVTRTVAEGGIRQVVFIAAGMDTRFYRLPWPDGVTVYELDRPALLDAKARMLADEPQPAGRTRHPVAVDLTGEWTGALKEAGWQSERPTLWVVEGLLFFLPEDAVRTLLATLADVSAPDSVLAGDVISRAALENPLSRPFLKALADDGNPWLFGTEEPEQLLLDTGWAPREVRQPGEEGADFGRWPYPVPPRSVPRVPRSFLFTCDLRSANRRGAQHMAEEPRS, from the coding sequence GTGGAGGCCGTATCCCGCACCGCACAGTGGACCGCCGCCGCCCGGGCCCTCGAATCCGAGCGCCCCGACCGGCTGTTCAACGACTCCTACGCACGCACCGTCGCCGCCGACACCGGATTCGAGCTGCTCGAACGGTACGCGGGCGCCGGCACGGTGCCCTTCCTGGCCATCCGTACCCAGTACCTCGACCAGGCCGTCACACGGACCGTCGCCGAGGGCGGCATCCGCCAGGTCGTGTTCATCGCCGCCGGGATGGACACCCGCTTCTACCGGCTGCCCTGGCCGGACGGCGTCACGGTGTACGAGCTCGACCGGCCGGCCCTGCTGGACGCCAAGGCGCGGATGCTCGCCGACGAACCGCAGCCGGCCGGCCGTACCCGGCACCCCGTCGCCGTCGACCTCACCGGGGAATGGACCGGCGCGCTGAAGGAAGCCGGCTGGCAGAGCGAGCGGCCCACCCTGTGGGTCGTCGAGGGCCTGCTCTTCTTCCTCCCCGAGGACGCCGTACGCACCCTGCTCGCGACCCTCGCCGACGTCAGCGCCCCGGACTCCGTCCTGGCCGGCGACGTCATCAGCCGGGCCGCGCTGGAGAACCCGCTGTCCCGGCCGTTCCTGAAGGCCCTGGCCGACGACGGCAACCCCTGGCTGTTCGGCACCGAGGAGCCCGAGCAGCTGCTGCTGGACACCGGCTGGGCGCCGCGCGAGGTCAGGCAGCCCGGTGAGGAGGGCGCCGACTTCGGCCGCTGGCCCTACCCGGTGCCGCCGCGCAGCGTGCCCCGCGTACCCCGGTCCTTCCTGTTCACCTGCGACCTGCGATCCGCGAACCGGCGAGGAGCGCAGCACATGGCTGAGGAGCCCAGATCATGA
- a CDS encoding seryl-tRNA synthetase, whose product MSTPTEVRTPPPTDHRAGLPTLGPEGTALLRLLDDTFESWGHAAGAGSMTAPPLLPTQDLARLDYYENFPHQAVVVSPLNLDSAQGGSGLCQETGCFPCDALQPASLGLPSASCYGVYLSHEGRQLAADTLVTVVGWCFRKEERYEGLRRQLGFRMREIVALGGQEHAEQHLTTFGDRITAFAEALDLPLRKEAACDPFYDKGSSKAVLQRLVPVKHEFLFEDLAIASVNTHRNFFGDRCDITLADGGGPAFTSCVAFGLERWLSALTRRYGDWDAAADAVVRARSVL is encoded by the coding sequence ATGTCCACACCCACCGAAGTCCGCACCCCACCACCCACCGACCACAGGGCCGGACTGCCCACCCTGGGCCCGGAGGGCACCGCACTGCTGCGGCTGCTCGACGACACCTTCGAGAGCTGGGGCCACGCCGCGGGGGCCGGCTCCATGACGGCGCCTCCGCTCCTGCCCACCCAGGACCTGGCCCGCCTCGACTACTACGAGAACTTCCCCCACCAGGCCGTGGTGGTCTCCCCGCTCAACCTGGACAGCGCCCAGGGCGGCTCCGGGCTCTGTCAGGAGACCGGCTGCTTTCCCTGCGACGCCCTGCAGCCGGCCTCGCTCGGGCTGCCCTCGGCCTCCTGTTACGGGGTCTACCTCAGCCACGAGGGCCGGCAGCTGGCGGCCGACACCCTGGTGACCGTCGTCGGCTGGTGCTTCCGCAAGGAAGAGCGGTACGAAGGGCTGCGCCGCCAACTCGGCTTCCGTATGCGGGAGATCGTCGCACTGGGTGGCCAGGAACACGCCGAGCAGCACCTCACCACCTTCGGTGACCGGATCACCGCGTTCGCCGAGGCGCTCGACCTGCCGCTGCGCAAGGAAGCGGCGTGCGACCCCTTCTACGACAAGGGCAGTTCCAAGGCCGTGCTGCAGCGCCTCGTGCCCGTCAAGCACGAATTCCTCTTCGAGGACCTCGCCATCGCGTCCGTCAACACCCACCGCAACTTCTTCGGTGACCGCTGCGACATCACGCTCGCAGACGGCGGGGGACCGGCCTTCACCAGCTGTGTGGCCTTCGGGCTGGAACGCTGGCTGTCGGCACTGACCCGCCGGTACGGCGACTGGGACGCGGCGGCCGACGCGGTCGTGCGGGCGAGGTCGGTGCTCTGA
- a CDS encoding diiron oxygenase has protein sequence MAAPALPITDRFQEVLERLSTKSIEDYYNPYQQFDWPDRLDEDRMWMSPELLTPYGTPHFDTLGEETLRRLSKWESINFYSLNVHGIRELLIEVVNRIHMPGFEIPSDFFHHFIGEENEHMWFFAEFCRRYGDKIYPSTAMRATSDWEPEVENFLVFARILFFEELVDFYNMHMAQDASLCDTIRQVNRLHHQDESRHIAFGRELVSLLHTRMRETISEERHAEVEAYLKRYVVFSINSLYNPHVYRDAGVADPLALRNALLADDRRRALERKSVRKPLAFFLKTGIFTDDVLPVI, from the coding sequence ATGGCCGCCCCGGCCCTGCCCATCACCGACCGCTTCCAAGAGGTCCTGGAACGGCTCTCGACCAAGTCCATCGAGGACTACTACAACCCGTACCAGCAGTTCGACTGGCCCGACCGGCTCGACGAGGACCGGATGTGGATGAGCCCCGAGCTGCTCACCCCGTACGGCACCCCGCACTTCGACACACTCGGCGAGGAGACCCTGCGCCGGCTGTCCAAGTGGGAGAGCATCAACTTCTACAGCCTCAACGTGCACGGCATCCGTGAACTGCTCATCGAGGTCGTCAACCGCATCCACATGCCGGGATTCGAGATCCCCTCGGACTTCTTCCACCACTTCATCGGTGAGGAGAACGAGCACATGTGGTTCTTCGCCGAGTTCTGCCGCCGCTACGGCGACAAGATCTACCCCTCCACGGCGATGCGGGCCACCTCCGACTGGGAGCCCGAGGTGGAGAACTTCCTGGTCTTCGCCCGGATCCTGTTCTTCGAAGAGCTCGTGGACTTCTACAACATGCACATGGCGCAGGACGCGTCGCTGTGCGACACGATCCGGCAGGTCAACCGGCTGCACCACCAGGACGAGTCCCGCCACATCGCCTTCGGGCGCGAACTGGTCTCCCTGCTGCACACCCGCATGCGCGAGACCATCAGCGAGGAGCGGCACGCCGAGGTGGAGGCGTACCTCAAGCGGTACGTCGTCTTCAGCATCAACTCGCTCTACAACCCGCACGTCTACCGCGACGCCGGCGTCGCCGACCCGCTCGCGCTGCGCAACGCCCTGCTCGCCGACGACCGCCGCCGCGCCCTCGAGCGAAAGTCGGTCCGCAAGCCACTGGCGTTCTTCCTGAAGACCGGGATCTTCACGGACGACGTGCTGCCCGTCATCTGA
- a CDS encoding holo-ACP synthase translates to MDIVSVTRVRRLLDEHGEDFFTRMLVPSELADCRTSTGLDVLSLCGRIAAKEAAFKTLRVRNRFLPWLDIVVQRADGGWPLVDLRGAAGRMAAASGIAQITVSISHDVDYAVAVAAPILTEHRNS, encoded by the coding sequence ATGGACATCGTGTCCGTCACCCGTGTCCGGCGCCTCCTCGACGAGCACGGCGAGGACTTCTTCACCCGCATGCTCGTCCCCAGCGAGCTGGCCGACTGCCGCACCTCCACCGGGCTGGACGTGCTCAGCCTCTGCGGACGCATCGCCGCCAAGGAAGCCGCCTTCAAGACCTTACGGGTCCGCAACCGTTTCCTGCCCTGGCTGGACATCGTGGTGCAGCGCGCCGACGGCGGCTGGCCCCTGGTCGACCTGCGCGGCGCGGCCGGCCGGATGGCAGCCGCCTCCGGCATCGCGCAGATCACGGTGAGCATCAGCCACGACGTCGACTACGCGGTCGCCGTGGCCGCGCCCATCCTCACCGAACACCGAAACTCGTGA
- a CDS encoding carbohydrate kinase family protein codes for MRTVVTGSIATDHLLTFPGSFTDQLIAGQLDRVSLSFLADRLDIRRGGVAANICYGLGLLGQRPVLVGAAGTDFEPYRVHLKEHGVDTDSVHISTDLHTARFVCTTDRRQNQIATFYAGAMAEARTIDLCDVLARVGRLALVVISPDDPQAMLRHTAACRQLDIPFAADPSQQLARLNRAEVRQLVEGARWLFSNEYEAALLQERSGWTAEQIRARVGCWVTTLGEGGVRLQSEDHSPVVVPAVPVDGVVDPTGVGDAFRAGFVAAVTWGVPLADAARLGCAIAATALDYIGTQEYRLYRDPLLTRLRTAYGFAVPARILPHLRELT; via the coding sequence GTGCGGACAGTCGTGACCGGTTCCATAGCCACCGACCATCTGCTGACCTTCCCGGGAAGTTTCACCGATCAGCTCATCGCGGGGCAACTGGACCGGGTCTCACTGTCCTTCCTCGCCGACCGGCTCGACATACGCCGCGGGGGAGTGGCAGCCAACATCTGCTACGGACTGGGCCTGCTCGGACAGCGCCCCGTCCTGGTCGGCGCAGCGGGCACCGACTTCGAGCCGTACCGCGTCCACCTCAAGGAACACGGGGTCGACACCGACTCCGTACACATCAGCACCGACCTGCACACGGCCAGGTTCGTCTGCACGACCGACCGCAGACAGAACCAGATCGCCACCTTCTACGCGGGAGCGATGGCCGAAGCCCGCACCATCGACCTGTGCGACGTGCTCGCACGGGTCGGCCGCCTCGCCCTGGTCGTCATCTCCCCCGACGACCCGCAGGCGATGCTCCGCCACACGGCCGCCTGCCGGCAGCTCGACATCCCCTTCGCCGCCGACCCCTCGCAACAGCTCGCCAGGCTGAACCGCGCCGAGGTCCGGCAGCTCGTCGAAGGCGCCCGCTGGCTGTTCAGCAACGAGTACGAAGCGGCCCTGCTGCAGGAACGCTCCGGATGGACCGCCGAACAGATCCGCGCCCGCGTGGGCTGCTGGGTCACCACCCTGGGAGAGGGCGGCGTACGCCTCCAGAGCGAGGACCACTCGCCGGTCGTGGTCCCGGCCGTGCCGGTCGACGGCGTCGTCGACCCGACCGGAGTCGGCGACGCCTTCCGGGCCGGCTTCGTGGCCGCGGTGACCTGGGGCGTTCCCCTCGCCGACGCCGCCCGCCTGGGCTGCGCCATCGCCGCCACGGCTCTCGACTACATCGGCACCCAGGAGTACCGCCTCTACCGCGACCCGCTCCTGACCCGGCTCCGCACCGCGTACGGCTTCGCCGTACCCGCCCGCATCCTGCCCCACCTGAGGGAGCTGACGTGA